The nucleotide window ATCGTACCACACAACCTTAAAAAAACAATAAACTCAAAAACCACTTATTTTACAGTCAGTTAAAGCAATATTTTTTTTAATATGCAACTCAAGCAAAACCCTTGTTTACTTTTTCAGACATCAAAAGTTCAAAATTTTGAACCAAAACATATCATTATTTTTCATATCAACCATAACAAATTGAAATAATAATATAAAAAACCAACCAATGACAATTCAAAATTTTGAACCAATTTAACATCACAGACTAAAGCCTTACCCCTTTTCACCCAAAGACCAAAACAGACAAAATCAATATTTATAAATATCTGCTTTAAAAGGCCCGTTGATGGGAACCCCGAGATAATCAGACTGTTCCTGGGTCATCGTGGTCAGGCTGACGGAAAGATTTTTCAAATGCAGCCTTGCCACTTCCTCATCCAGCTCCTTGGGCAAGGTGTACACCTTTTTTTCAAGATCTTCCTTGGCCAGTTTAATCTGGGCCAGGGTCTGATTTGAAAAGCTGTTGCTCATCACAAAACTGGGATGTCCTGTGGCACAACCCAGATTCACAAGCCGTCCTTCAGCAAGAACAATAATGGATCGGCCCGACGCCAATGTCCACTTGTCCACCTGGGGTTTAACGTTTATTTTAACGGCTGTTGGATGTTTATCCAGATAGCTCATTTCTATTTCACTATCAAAATGACCAATATTGCAGATAATGGATTCATCCTTCATCTGCTCCATATGTTCTCCTTTGATCACATGGTAATTACCGGTGGCTGTCACAAAAATATCTCCGTGAGGTGCAGCCTCTTCCATGGTCACAACCCGGTAGCCTTCCATGGCGGCCTGGAGTGCGCAAATAGGATCAATTTCAGTGACCCATACAATGGCGCCATATCCTTTCATGGAAGCGGCACAACCCTTGCCCACATCCCCGTACCCGGCTATGACAACGGTTTTACCCGCGATCATGACATCTGTTCCCCGCTTGATACCGTCTGCAAGGGATTCTCTGCATCCGTAAAGATTATCAAATTTGGATTTGGTCACTGAATCATTCACATTGATAGCGGGAAACAGGAGTTCATTTTTTTCAGCCAGCTGATAAAGCCTGTGAACACCGGTGGTTGTCTCTTCTGAAACCCCTCTGATTTTTTTGGCAATGTTGGTCCATTTTTCAGGATTTTCCTGAAAACTCACTCCCAGGCGGTTCATCAGGCATTTTTCATCAAGGCTGTTGAATTGATTATCCAGCAAAGACGGATCTTTTTCAACTTTCACACCCTGGTGAACATAAAGAGTTGCATCTCCTCCGTCATCGACAATCAGATCAGGCCCTGAACCATCAGGCCAGATCAATGCCTGCTCCGTACACCACCAGAACTCGTCAAGAGTTTCCCCTTTCCAGGCAAAGACGGCTGCCGATCCTTTTTGTGCAATGGCTGCGGCTGCATGATCCTGGGTGGAAAAAATATTGCAGGATGCCCATCGGATATCCGCACCCAGTTCATACAAGGTATCAATGAGCATGGCTGTCTGGATGGTCATATGCAGGCTGCCCATGATTTTTAATCCTTGAAGGGGTTTTTCGGGGCCGTATTTTTCCCTGATGGCCATCAGACCCGGCATCTCCTTTTCTGAAAGCTGCATGTCCTTATGGCCTTCTTCAGCCAGGGCAATATCTTTGATCTTATATTTAAGATCAAGGTCAAGGTCGATATAGGAAGGGTCTTTACTCAATTGTGACATTTAAAAATACTCCTTATTAATTTCACTTCAAGATAAACATATCAAAATATATTGATATGTTGTTTTTAGTCCAAAATACAAGTATCGGTTTTTATTGTCAATAAAAAACCGCCTCAACTTTAATTTTCAAGCTGGAGCGGCTTTTATCAAAACTTAAAATCCCGGAGTACAGGCAACTATAATCCGGCCAGATCCCTTATCTGATCAGCTTTGTCTGTTCTTTCCCAGTAAAAATCAGGGTCTTTTCTTCCAAAATGTCCATAAGCTGATGTTTTCCTGTAAATAGGACGAAGCAGGTCAAGGGTTTCAATGATGGCGGCAGGCCTTAGATCAAACACCTCTTTGACAATATCAACAGCCCTGGTTTCAGATATTTTCCCTGTTCCCATAAAATCAACCAGAAGAGATACAGGCTGGGCAACCCCGATGGCATATGCCACCTGGATCTCACATTTATCAGCCACACCGGATGCAACAAGATTTTTTGCGATATACCTGCCCATATAGGACGCACTTCTATCTACTTTTGAAGGATCTTTTCCTGAAAAACATCCTCCCCCATGACTGCCCTGGCCGCCATAGGTATCAACGATGATTTTTCTGCCGGTAAGCCCGCAGTCTCCCATAGGGCCTCCCACAACAAACCGGCCTGTGGGATTAATGAAAAAACGGGTATCTCCGTCTATCATCTCTTCGGGAATTACTTTTCTAATGACTTCTTTTATGATTGCAGCCTTTAAATCATCATAAGAAACATCAGGCGAATGCTGGGTGGAAACAACAACAGTATCAACTCTTTTGGGCTGGCCTCCATTTATGTATTCAATTGTTACCTGGGATTTTCCATCAGGCCTTAAAAAATCAAGGGCACCGTTTTTTCGGACCTGGGCCAAACGTTTGGTCAGTTTATGAGCATAGGTAATCGGCATGGGCATCAGTTCCGGAGTTTCGTTTGTGGCAAACCCAAACATCAGGCCCTGGTCACCGGCACCCTGCTCTTTATAAAGACCTGCGCCTTCATCCACTCCCTGGGCAATATCGGCTGATTGCTGGTCAATACTTGTAACAACCGAGCAGGTCTGCCAGTCAAATCCCATGTTTGAAGAGTTATATCCAATATCTTTGATGGTGCTTCTGACCACATCCGGAATATCCACATAGCAGTCTGTGGTAATTTCTCCTGCAACCATTGCAAGGCCTGTAGTTACCAATGTTTCACACGCAACCCGGCATTTTTTATCCTGAGTCATTATGGCATCAAGGATACCGTCAGATATGGCATCTGCTACTTTATCAGGATGACCTTCTGTTACAGATTCGGATGTAAACATGAAAGATTTTTTTTCTGACATTCCAAACTCCTTATTATCTGGGATAATTATATTGTCAATTCAATATTCGTTTCAGCTAAAAATAAACATATCAAAATATATTGATATGTTAGTTCCCATCCAAAATACAAGTCCCGATTTTTATTGTCAATAAAAAAATCCGCCTAACTTTATTATTTTTCATTAAATTATAAATTACTTGACAATTATTTCATAATTTTTATTCTTTGATGATTTTATGACAATGGAACTTAACACGTTTGGAGA belongs to Desulfobacula toluolica Tol2 and includes:
- the ahcY gene encoding adenosylhomocysteinase, translated to MSQLSKDPSYIDLDLDLKYKIKDIALAEEGHKDMQLSEKEMPGLMAIREKYGPEKPLQGLKIMGSLHMTIQTAMLIDTLYELGADIRWASCNIFSTQDHAAAAIAQKGSAAVFAWKGETLDEFWWCTEQALIWPDGSGPDLIVDDGGDATLYVHQGVKVEKDPSLLDNQFNSLDEKCLMNRLGVSFQENPEKWTNIAKKIRGVSEETTTGVHRLYQLAEKNELLFPAINVNDSVTKSKFDNLYGCRESLADGIKRGTDVMIAGKTVVIAGYGDVGKGCAASMKGYGAIVWVTEIDPICALQAAMEGYRVVTMEEAAPHGDIFVTATGNYHVIKGEHMEQMKDESIICNIGHFDSEIEMSYLDKHPTAVKINVKPQVDKWTLASGRSIIVLAEGRLVNLGCATGHPSFVMSNSFSNQTLAQIKLAKEDLEKKVYTLPKELDEEVARLHLKNLSVSLTTMTQEQSDYLGVPINGPFKADIYKY
- the metK gene encoding methionine adenosyltransferase, producing the protein MSEKKSFMFTSESVTEGHPDKVADAISDGILDAIMTQDKKCRVACETLVTTGLAMVAGEITTDCYVDIPDVVRSTIKDIGYNSSNMGFDWQTCSVVTSIDQQSADIAQGVDEGAGLYKEQGAGDQGLMFGFATNETPELMPMPITYAHKLTKRLAQVRKNGALDFLRPDGKSQVTIEYINGGQPKRVDTVVVSTQHSPDVSYDDLKAAIIKEVIRKVIPEEMIDGDTRFFINPTGRFVVGGPMGDCGLTGRKIIVDTYGGQGSHGGGCFSGKDPSKVDRSASYMGRYIAKNLVASGVADKCEIQVAYAIGVAQPVSLLVDFMGTGKISETRAVDIVKEVFDLRPAAIIETLDLLRPIYRKTSAYGHFGRKDPDFYWERTDKADQIRDLAGL